A genomic window from Lotus japonicus ecotype B-129 chromosome 1, LjGifu_v1.2 includes:
- the LOC130738726 gene encoding uncharacterized protein LOC130738726, which translates to MELVNVIVDDEPSERKKTNLSEDDDDADVPVDVPAVDLDYDSETNVQEILSSEKKKYAGKRIRQNVPAVPIDHVSFHAEENVQKWKFVCQRIIAKEKEVGSDLLECKEMVALIEKAELMKTILKVGRRYERLVKEFLVNLSVEVGLPESFEFRNVYVRAKCVEFSPAVINKALGRSVVEFVDEELSLDVIVKELTAGQVKKRPFKKLLSTENLSVKYAILNKIGATLKHAYTCVVKLPISFPSLLTEIILQQHPQILRADEVVMSKGVPITLDHRLFLESHVPDIAMPSSRTYVPAPMTESGTKAIIAQEADGQGGEPSVAATAAQDASTEEEGESEESEDDTREESSSEEYFLCDFAAISLFWLYLCAICQICVKKGE; encoded by the exons ATGGAATTAGTGAACGTGATTGTAGATGATGAGCCAAGTGAAAGGAAGAAGACCAATCTgagtgaagatgatgatgatgcagatGTTCCAGTCGATGTTCCAGCAGTTGATCTCGACTATGATTCTGAGACAA ATGTCCAGGAGATCTTGtcttctgagaagaagaagtatGCAGGAAAACGCATTCgtcagaatgttcctgctgttcctattgatcATGTGTCATTCCATGCTGAAgaaaatgttcagaagtggaagtttgtgtGTCAACGCATAATTGCCAAGGAAAAGGAAGTTGGCTCTGATTTGCTTGAGTGCAAGGAAATGGTGGCACTCATTGAGAAGGCTGAGCTGATGAAGACCATTCTCAAAGTTGGGAGACGTTATGAAAGGCTGGTGAAGGAGTTTTTGGTGAATCTTTCTGTGGAAGTGGGACTTCCTGAGAGTTTTGAGTTCAGAAATGTTTATGTCAGGGCTAAGTGTGTTGAGTTCTCTCCTGCTGTGATCAAcaaagcacttggaagaagtgttGTTGAGTTTGTTGATGAGGAACTGTCATTGGATGTGATTGTCAAGGAACTTACTGCTGGCCAAGTCAAGAAGAGACCTTTCAAGAAGTTGTTGTCCACTGAGaatctcagtgtgaagtatgcaatcCTTAACAAGATTGGAGCT acttTGAAACATGCCTACACTTGTGTTGTGAAGCTGCCAATCTCATTTCCATCTCTTCTTACAGAGATCATCCTTCAACAGCATCCTCAGATTCTAAGGGCTGATGAAGTTGTTATGTCCAAGGGTGTGCCAATCACCTTGGATCATCGTTTGTTCTTGGAGTCGCATGTTCCAGACATTGCTATGCCATCCAGCAGGACATATGTCCCTGCTCCTATGACCGAGTCTGGCACCAAGGCCATTATTGCTCAAGAGGCAGATGGCCAAGGGGGTGAGCCAAGTGTTGCTGCTACTGCTGCCCAGGATGCTAGCACTGAAGAAGAGGGAGAATCTGAAGAGAGTGAAGATGACACTAGGGAGGAATCTAGTTCTGAAGAATATTTTTTGTGTGATTTTGCTGCTATTTCTTTGTTTTGGTTGTATTTGTGCGCcatttgccaaatttgtgttaaaaagggggagtag